The Skermanella pratensis genome has a window encoding:
- a CDS encoding FkbM family methyltransferase, whose protein sequence is MKSLADRVKLAILSSSFLRYHCRFDIADDTAGLKVPVIDGQGLGNLSRHEPIVERMIARLLDLRPGCFVDVGANFGQTLLKVARHDRGRAYVGFEVQPLCLHYLDQLISINRLDTFKILPIGLSDADRFATMTSEHPGDPRATTVQGFWPPDWQPHARLVPLRVGDAVIEELGLDDVGILKVDVEGAEADVLDGLERTVRRHRPYVLIEILPYTVDPIGRDGPLAAGIRDRRTAAVERLLRQNADRGYRSFRMMPDAGLLETTDYDVPYHPDNCNYLFVPEERVAEATGTGEPARAREEAF, encoded by the coding sequence ATGAAGAGCCTCGCCGACCGTGTCAAGCTGGCGATCCTGTCGTCGTCCTTCCTGCGCTACCATTGCCGGTTCGACATCGCGGACGATACCGCGGGATTGAAGGTCCCGGTGATCGACGGCCAGGGCCTGGGCAACCTGAGCCGGCATGAACCGATCGTCGAACGGATGATCGCGCGGCTGCTCGACCTGCGCCCCGGCTGCTTCGTCGACGTGGGCGCCAATTTCGGCCAGACGCTGCTGAAGGTCGCCCGCCACGACCGCGGGCGCGCCTATGTCGGGTTCGAGGTGCAGCCCCTGTGCCTGCACTATCTCGACCAGCTCATCTCGATCAACCGGCTCGACACGTTCAAGATCCTGCCGATCGGGCTGTCGGACGCCGACCGCTTCGCCACCATGACCAGCGAGCATCCGGGCGACCCCCGCGCCACCACGGTCCAGGGCTTCTGGCCGCCGGACTGGCAGCCCCACGCGCGCCTCGTCCCCCTGCGGGTCGGGGACGCCGTGATCGAGGAACTGGGCCTGGACGACGTGGGCATCCTGAAGGTCGACGTCGAGGGCGCCGAGGCCGACGTGCTGGACGGCCTGGAGCGCACCGTGCGGCGCCACCGCCCCTACGTCCTGATCGAGATCCTGCCCTACACGGTCGATCCGATCGGCCGGGACGGCCCGCTGGCGGCCGGCATCCGGGACCGGCGCACCGCCGCGGTCGAGCGGCTGCTGCGCCAGAACGCGGACCGGGGCTACCGCTCGTTCCGAATGATGCCCGACGCCGGATTGCTGGAAACGACCGATTACGACGTTCCCTACCATCCCGACAACTGCAACTACCTGTTCGTGCCGGAGGAGCGGGTCGCGGAGGCGACCGGCACGGGCGAACCCGCCAGGGCGCGGGAGGAAGCGTTCTGA
- a CDS encoding XrtA/PEP-CTERM system exopolysaccharide export protein produces the protein MTAFASAFLAVAGLTACSSADNPPAPGTVQAQQPTTPDYRIGPLDTIQIYVWQSPEFSVTVPVRPDGRISTPLIEDLEATGKTPTQLARDVEEKLKVYVQDPLVTVIVSGFAGPFDQQVRVVGEATQPRAIPYRANMTMLDVMIEVGGLTEFASGNRAVLARGGGTSSEKTTFNVRLDDLLRDGDIRANVPVLPGDVIIIPQSWF, from the coding sequence GTGACGGCATTCGCGTCGGCGTTCCTGGCCGTGGCCGGCCTGACGGCCTGCTCGTCCGCCGACAACCCGCCGGCCCCCGGCACCGTCCAGGCCCAGCAGCCGACCACGCCGGATTATCGCATCGGGCCGCTCGACACGATCCAGATCTACGTGTGGCAGAGCCCGGAGTTTTCCGTGACCGTTCCGGTGCGTCCCGACGGCCGGATCTCGACCCCGCTGATCGAGGACCTGGAGGCGACGGGCAAGACGCCGACCCAGCTCGCCCGGGACGTCGAGGAGAAGCTGAAGGTCTATGTCCAGGACCCGCTGGTGACAGTGATCGTCAGCGGCTTCGCCGGCCCGTTCGACCAGCAGGTCCGGGTCGTCGGCGAGGCGACCCAGCCCCGCGCCATCCCTTACCGAGCCAACATGACGATGCTCGACGTCATGATCGAGGTCGGCGGCCTGACCGAGTTCGCCTCGGGCAACCGGGCGGTGCTGGCGCGCGGCGGCGGCACGAGTTCGGAGAAGACCACATTCAACGTGCGGCTGGACGACCTGCTGCGCGACGGCGACATCCGGGCCAACGTGCCGGTGCTGCCCGGCGATGTGATCATCATCCCGCAAAGCTGGTTCTAA
- a CDS encoding XrtA system polysaccharide chain length determinant — MNDLTFNLKDLLRHYASETWARRWWVVGIVWLVSLAGWLVVAKLPDSYSASSRVYVDTQSLLNPLMKGMTVRPDVEQQVEIMRRTLISRPNLEQLLRLTDLDLTVDSEGAREALLTNLEQRIRFFGEGRQIFSIQFEDSDPRLAHSVVQSILQIFVEQNVGDNRRDIERTRRFVDTQIADYEKRLRDSEAAVSDFRRINAEELRYKDVMNSRLQTAEFDIRQLENQLQSTTWQRDQLRAQLAATPETLAAADAAQAAAALEATPAGQRLEQLRQQLSDMRLRYTDQNPSVANLRRMIQQAEADVRRQSASSTVANPMRQQLETEIQRLDSEIGGLNRRIELRNGELAQLRNRQNEVPAVELQLAQMNRDYGVLRQNYEQLIERRESIRMAERLDSQTTNVDFRVVDPPVVPNRPSGPNRILLFGGVLAAAFAAALGVVFVLIQLKDSFTNVNSLRDTFNLPVLGNVSMVESPHRSRWRLLEVSALGGSVAMLLVVFAGLMMLYQPGAPKPTLSGLAGGLFERGET, encoded by the coding sequence ATGAATGACCTGACCTTCAACCTCAAAGACCTGCTGCGCCACTACGCTTCGGAGACGTGGGCGCGGCGCTGGTGGGTGGTCGGCATCGTCTGGCTGGTCAGCCTGGCCGGCTGGCTGGTCGTGGCCAAGCTCCCGGATAGCTACAGCGCAAGCTCGCGCGTCTATGTCGATACCCAGAGCCTGCTGAACCCGCTGATGAAGGGCATGACCGTCCGGCCCGACGTGGAGCAGCAGGTCGAGATCATGCGGCGCACGCTGATTTCCCGGCCCAACCTGGAGCAGCTGCTCCGGCTGACCGACCTGGACCTGACGGTCGACAGCGAGGGTGCCCGGGAGGCGCTGCTGACCAACCTGGAGCAGCGGATCAGGTTCTTCGGCGAAGGCCGTCAGATCTTCAGCATCCAGTTCGAGGACAGCGACCCGAGGCTGGCCCACTCGGTCGTGCAGTCGATCCTGCAGATCTTCGTCGAGCAGAATGTCGGCGACAACCGGCGCGACATCGAGCGGACCCGGCGTTTCGTCGACACCCAGATCGCCGATTACGAGAAGCGGCTGAGGGACTCGGAAGCCGCCGTGTCGGACTTCCGCCGGATCAACGCGGAGGAGCTGCGCTACAAGGACGTCATGAACAGCCGGCTCCAGACGGCCGAGTTCGACATCCGCCAGCTGGAGAACCAGCTCCAGTCGACGACCTGGCAGCGCGACCAGCTGCGCGCGCAGCTCGCCGCGACGCCGGAGACGCTGGCCGCGGCCGACGCGGCCCAGGCCGCGGCCGCCTTGGAGGCGACGCCGGCCGGCCAGCGGCTGGAGCAGCTCCGCCAGCAGCTCAGCGACATGCGGCTGCGCTATACCGACCAGAACCCGTCGGTCGCCAACCTGCGCCGCATGATCCAGCAGGCCGAGGCGGACGTCCGACGGCAATCCGCCTCCAGCACGGTCGCCAACCCGATGCGCCAGCAGCTCGAAACCGAGATCCAGCGCCTGGACTCCGAGATCGGCGGCCTGAACCGCCGCATCGAGCTGCGCAACGGCGAGCTGGCCCAGTTGCGCAACCGGCAGAACGAGGTCCCCGCGGTCGAACTGCAGCTCGCTCAGATGAACCGCGACTACGGCGTGCTCCGGCAGAACTACGAGCAGCTGATCGAACGGCGCGAGTCGATCCGGATGGCGGAACGGCTGGACAGCCAGACCACCAACGTCGATTTCCGCGTGGTCGATCCGCCGGTCGTGCCGAACCGGCCGAGCGGGCCGAACCGGATCCTGCTGTTCGGCGGCGTCCTGGCGGCGGCCTTCGCGGCGGCCCTGGGCGTCGTGTTCGTGCTGATCCAGCTGAAGGACAGCTTCACCAACGTCAATTCGCTTCGGGACACCTTCAACCTGCCCGTGCTGGGCAACGTCAGCATGGTCGAGTCGCCCCACCGCAGCCGCTGGCGGCTGCTGGAGGTGTCGGCCCTGGGCGGGTCGGTGGCGATGCTGCTGGTCGTGTTCGCCGGCCTGATGATGCTGTACCAGCCTGGAGCGCCGAAACCGACGCTGTCGGGCCTGGCCGGCGGCCTGTTCGAGCGTGGCGAGACCTGA